The region CAGAATGCCGTAACGGCCAAGGGCGTACACGGCCATCATGCGCTGCATGGGGTCTTCGCTCTTGGCCCGCTCCTTAAAGCGTTCGTTCAGCTTGGGGCTGTGCAGGTTGATGCAGGCTTCCAGCGCCATTTCCTTAACGTCCACATAGCGGTGATCCAACTGGGCGAAAACAAGGTCTTCCACATCAGGGCAGGTGGGCTGGTTGCCAAAGAAGACCAGCGCGCTCTTGAGAACTTCTGCATCTTCTGAATCATTCATGATGGTTACAAAGAACGGGGAGTCGGCGCAATCGCCAAGCTGAGCCAGTTCCGCTGCTGCCATGCGCTGCAGTTCCGGGCTGGCATCCCAGAAAATATTTTTGAGATCAGGCACGCAACGGCGGTCTGCCATAAGATGACAGGCCTCCATTGCCAGCAGGATGCGCGATTCATCAACGCTGTTGAGAGCATCGCGCACGGAGTCATTGTAGCCAATGGCGGCAATGGCCTTGATGGCGGCTTCATACAGTTCATCCTGGCGTTCCCTGTCGAGGGTGGCGGCCATGTTGATGATGTCTTCGGTGCACGCATCCGAACCGATGGCGCTCAGGCCTTGCAGCGCGGCCAGCAGGATGTCTTCATCGTTGTCTGTAAGGGCGTCGAGCAGGTAGGAACGCAGCCTTTCCTGCGATTTGCCAGCCAGCAGTGACAAGCCGCGCCCGTTGAGAATCTGCACGATAGCTTTGACAATCTTGTGTCGCAGGGCTTCACGAACATTTTCAAGCGAACTGAAGAGCAGGGGAATGGACTTTACATCGCCCATATCGCCAAGGGCGTCCACAATGGCCGAACTCACAAGGGACGAGGCCTGGGAAAGCAGCTTCACAAGAGCGCTGGCGGCGGAGTAGTCCTTGATTTTCGCAAGGGCTTCCACCACGGCAAACTGTACCCATTCCTCATCGTGCATGGCCTGGCACAGTGAGTTGACGGCTTCGGGAAAAGCCAGTGTGCCAAGGCTCACAGCAGCCTGATAACGCACGTTCACTTCCGGGTCTTTGAGCAGGGCGCGGCAGAGCAGCAGGCAGGACTGATGCGTACGGCAGTATCCCAGAATATCTGTGATAAATATCCGCAAGTCTGCATCGTCGTGCTGCAGGTAGGGCTGAATGCTCTCAATGCTGTCCGAGCCAATTTCACGCAGAATGTCCATGGCCACGTTGCGCACGGGGGCTTCGTCGCTGCTCAGGAGCGGCAGCAGAGCCACGACCACCTGCGGCCCGCGAATTTTACGCAGGGCGTATTCCGCTGCTTCCTGTACGCCCACACTTGGGCTTTTGATGTGTTCGCAGAGCATGGGAACGGCATCCTGGAGGCCCTGATCGCCAGCGCTGAATGCCGCGTCGCGAATCGCGTCATTATCGCCCGACTTCAGGGCTTCAAGAATTGCTTTGTGCTGTGGATTTTCCATGTTCATAGTCATGTCCTGCTACGGTGGGGTCAGCCTCTGACCGTTGTTATGATGGCGTTGGCAATATCGTCCACATCGAGAATGAGGTTGGCGAGCTTGTTGTCTACAATCGCCTTGGGCATACCGTAAACGACACAGGAGGCCTCATTTTGCGCTATAAGGCAGCCGCCCTTCTCTTTAAGAACCTTGGACCCTTCGCATCCGTCTGAACCCATTCCGGTGAGAATCACGCCAAGTGTGCGTCTTCCCATTGCTTTGCCCGCAGTTTCAAAAAGCACGTTTGCCGAAGGTTTGTAAAGGGCATCGCGCGGTTCTTCTGCAACAAAGATTTCTGGCAGCGGGCCGCGCATGCGAATACCCAGATGCTTGCCGCCAGGGCAGACATACGCATGACCTGTTTTGAATTTGTCGCCGTCCTGGGCTTCGGTAACGCCGATCTGGCAAACACTGTCGAGGCGCTTGGCAAAAGGATTTGTAAAAGCCGCCGGCATATGCTGCGCAATAAGTATGCAGGCCGGAAGATCGGCAGGCAGCGCCGAAAGAATCTTTTGCACCACTGGCGGCCCGCCAGTAGATACGCCGATTACAACCAGATCGCGCGGCCCGGTGCAGGGCGTTTGCACATAATCCGCAGGTTGCGAAGGCTGAGGGCGTGGAACTGGAACCTGAATCTGGTTGATGCGCCTGTACTTGAGTTTGATGATGGTTTTACGCCGTGCAATGGCCCGCACCTTGCGCTGCAGTTCCGCTCCAAAACACTCCCGGTCGCAGCTCATGGTTTTAGGAATAAAATCAAGAGCGCCGTACTCTAGTGCCTTTAATGTGCTTTCTGCGCCGCTCTGTGTGAGAGAGCTGACCATCAGCACGGGAATCGGAGTTTTTTTCATCAACTGCTGCAAAACTCCAAGGCCATCAAGCCTTGGAAGGTCAACATCAAGCGTCATTACGTCAGGATCAAGTTCTTCGGCTTTTTCCAGGGCCTCCTGACCGTTGCGGGCTGTGCCCACAACCTTGATTTCAGAATCCTGCTCAAGAAGTGAAGTAATGGTGTTGCGCATAAAGGTTGAATCATCAACCACGAGGACACTGATCATAGGATAAGCTCACTCCAAAAAATTCTCTCTCTATCTAGTTTTTGTATGCTACGTCAGGCATTATTTTTTTACAAATAAAAAATTACTTGCCAAACTACTCAGTCTCGCTTATGTTCCCTCTCTCAACGGGATGTGGCTCAGCTTGGCTAGAGCGCAGCGTTCGGGACGCTGAGGCCGCGCGTTCAAATCGCGCCATCCCGACCAGCAAAATCAAGGGTTTACGGTAACCACCGTAAGCCCTTTTTTTGTTTATCTTCTGCATTTTCATGGCGATGCCTCTTTGGCTTTTAAGCTTTTTGGGGGATTTTCTGGGCATCTGTCGGCCCTGTCCATATGGATCGGCCGTCGAGAGGAGAAGGTTGGCGCCAGCAACATGCTCATAAAATCGGTTTGTCGCCCATTATGCCCGCGCTGGCATTGCTGCTGGTAGAAATTATCGTGGTTGCGGCGAAAAACTACATTGAAAGGCCATTCTGGTGAGCCTGCCCGGCTTAACAGCTTTGGCAACTTTGGTTTTTAGCAAATATACCCGTAAAGATAGTGTATAAAACGCGATAAAAAGTCTGATGAAAATTACAAACAACTTATCAAGCAAAGAAATTTTGTAAATATGAATTTATATTTGTGCAAGATGCGGTAATTTTTTCTATTAAATATTAAAAACAATATTGTAATAAATTTATAATAGAATATTTATTGTTTAAAATAATAAAAAATAACAAAATAAGAATTTAAATAATAAAAAATTATACGTAATTTTATGCAAAACTTAATTTATTTTATTGTTTAAAATTTAATAAATACATTTGATAAATTTTGTTTATTATATTTTAGTAGTGAGAATTTGTACTTGTTAGATAGTAATTTCTGATATCACTCAGGTAAGGTTGTTGCAATGCTTTATGGGGTATGCTCTCCATAATAACAAAGCCCGTTTCCGAAGGGATGCTCATCACATCCCCCAAGAAACGGGCTTTCTGTTATTTTACGGCACCCGAGTTAGACCTGCGGATGCTTGATTTTGTTGCTCTAGAGGCGCGCTGAACGCGCCATGCGCCTAGCTCAGTGAGGCAAGGCGCTTGATGGCTTCTTCCGTATCGGCAGGGGAGCCAAAGGCCGTGAGGCGCACGTAGCCTTCGCCAGAAGCGCCAAAGCCAGCGCCGGGCGTGCACACAAGGGCCGTGTTGTTCAGCACGTGGTCAAAGAATCCCCAGGAGGTCATGCCGTCAGGCACGCTCACCCAGATGTAGGGAGCATTGACGCCGCCGTAGACGGAAAGTCCCATGCCGGTTACTGCTTTGCGCAGGCTTTCTGCATTGCGCTGGTAGCCGTGGATAACGTCCATGACCTGCGCCCGGCCTTCCGGGCTGTAGGTGGCGGCAGCGGCACGCTGCACAATGTAGGGGCAGCCGTTGTACTTGGTGCACTGGCGGCGGTTCCAGAGGCCGTTGAGCGCAACCTTGCCGCCCTTGCCATCGCTGACCTGGAGCGCCTTGGGCACAACAGTGTAGGCGCAACGCAGGCCGGTGAAGCCGGCGGTTTTGGAGAAACTGCGGAATTCCACGGCCACTTCCTGCGCGCCTTCAAGCTCGTAGATGCTGTGGGGAACAGAGCTGTCGGTGATGTATGCCTCGTAGGCGGAGTCATACAGAATGACGCAGCCTTCGCGGCGGGCGTAGTCCACCCAACCCTGAAGCGCCTGACGCGAAAGCACAGTGCCTGTGGGGTTGTTGGGGTAGCACAGATAGATGATATCGGGCCGGGTTTTGGGAAAGTCCGGCACAAAGTCGTTTTCCTTGAGGCAGGGCAGGTACACGAGCCTGTCCCACTGCTTGCCGTCAAATTCGCCGGAACGGCCCGCCATGGCGTTGGAATCCACATAGACGGGGTAGACTGGGTCTGTCACAGCCACAATGCTGTCAGCGGCAAAAAGTTCCTGAAAATTGCCCACGTCCGACTTGGCGCCGTCGCTGACGAACACTTCATCGGCGCTCAGGTCAACGCCGCGCGCCTTGTAGTCGTGTTCCGCGATGATTTCGCGCAAAAAGGCATAGCCCTGTTCCGGGCCGTACCCGTGAAACGTGGCGGCATCGCCCATATCGTCAGCAGCCTTGTGCAGCGCCGCAACAACGGCAGGGGCAAGGGGACGGGTCACATCGCCAATGCCCAGGCTGATGACGCGCTTTTCGGGGTTGGCTTCCTTGAAGGAGGCGACCTTGCGGGCTATTTCCGCAAAAAGATAGTTGCTTTGCAGCTTGAGAAAATTGCTGTTTACGCTGGTCATCACATTCCTCTGAATCAGATGTGGTAAGTGCCGGTGAAGACGGTGACGGCTCCGCCGGTCATGTAGACATGGTTGGAAATTTCGTCCCAATGGATGTGCAGGGTGCCGCCTTTGAGTTCCACGTCAAGCTCGCGCCCGGTAAGGTTGTTGAGCACGCAGGCGACCGCAACGGCGCATGCGCCGGTGCCGCAGGCAAGGGTTTCGCCCGCGCCGCGTTCCCACACGCGCATTCTCACCTTGGTGGAGGAGATCACTTCCACAAATTCGGTGTTGGTGCGCTGCGGAAACAGCCTGTGGTGCTCAAAGCTGGGGCCGATCTTGGGCAGATCAAGGTCGTCTATGCCTTTCATGAACACAACCGCATGCGGGTTGCCCATGGAAACAGCGGTAATATCGTAGCCAGCGCCGTCAACCTCGACCGGGCGGGCCACAAAGCGCTGGGCGCTTGTGTCGCCCTCGACCAGCACGGGAATGTTGGCCGGGGTCAGCACGGGTTCGCCCATATCAACCGTAGCGCCGCAAACCTCGCCGCCTTCAAACAGCAGGCGGACGATTTTTTCACCGGCGCGGGTTTCAACTCGGATAACATCCTTGGAAAGAATGCCGTGTTCGTGAACATATTTGCCCACGCAGCGGATGGCATTGCCGCACATTTCTGCCTCGGAACCATCAGAATTGAACATGCGCATGCGCACGTCTGAAGTGCCGGAAGGCAGAATCAGTACAAGACCGTCAGACCCGACACCGAAATGGCGGTCGCTGATCTGTCGGGCAAGGTCGTTGGGGTTCTCGACACGTTCTTCAAAGCCATTCACATAGACATAATCGTTGCCGATGCCCTGCATTTTAGTAAAGCGCAGTGTTGCAGCCATATATACTCCTTATCATACGGGGGGCCGAAACAGGCTGCCCATAATTATCTTGGCAGTATCACAAATAAGTATTTATTCTGATTCAAGGCAAAAGTAAACACAGTGCGGCGCACCTGCCGCGAATCCAACGTGCGGCGGCGGTTTAAGGCGCAAAAAAAGCGGAGAGCCGCCAGACTCTCCGCTTGATGACCACTGGCCTTCGCCGTCCGTTGCGGCGAACGGCGAGGCCTGTGGCTCCCTGCGGCAGAACCGCAGGGGCCGGAGGCAAGGGGACCATCTTCCCCCCCGGGATGAGACCCCCTGCCCCCAACTATTTCTTAACGACCTAGTGAGCCCAGAGCAGTTCCGCGTACTTGGGCAGAACCCACAGGCTGTCCTCAACCAGGCGCTCAAGAGCGTCGGCATGGGTGCGGCATTCGGCCATGGCGGGCAAGATGCCGTCACGAGCGGCCTTGGCCTGTTCCAGCGCGCCTTCGGTGCACTGGGCTTTTTCCACGGCCTTTTCCAGCACCGTCACACCCTTCTGGAGTGCAACAATGTGGCCGCGCAGTTCGTTAAAGTATTCCTCTTCGCTTGCAGCGCCCTTGTCGCCAAGCACGGCGCGGGTCTTGATAACCGCATCGGCGGCCCTGGTCTGGGCTTCCATGCTGGGCGGCAGCACGGAAGAGCGGATCATGTCGGCCAGCAGGTTGCCTTCGATGCACACGGTCTTGCTGTAGTTTTCCAGCAGGATGTCCTGACGGGAGAGAATTTCACGCTCGGTCAGGATGCCGTGCCGCAGGAAGACGTTCATGACGTCGGGATCGCTGTAGTGCTCAAGAGCGGTAACGGTGTTGTTGTAGTTGGGCAGGCCGCGGCGGGCGGCTTCTTCAGCCCAGGATTCAGCATAACCATTGCCGTTAAAGACGATGGGCATGTGTTCCTTGAACAGGCGGGGCAGCAGAGACTGCAGGGCCGTGTTCAGATCGGTGCCGGCAGAAACCGAAGCTTCAAGTTCGGTGGCAATGTCGTCCAGGGCGCTGGCAACAGCCGCGTTCAGGGCGATATTGACCGGAGCCACGGACTGCGAGGAGCCCACGGCGCGGAATTCAAACTTGTTGCCGGTGAAGGCAAAGGGGCTTGTGCGGTTACGGTCGGAAAGATCCACGGGCAGCGGAGGCAGGGTGGAAACGCCCACTTCCATGACCGCGCTCTTCTTGTTCTTGGAACCCTTGCCGTTGACGATGGTGTCAAGCACGTCGGTAAGCTGTTCGCCAAGGTAGACGGACAGAATGGCCGGCGGGGCTTCGTTGGCGCCAAGGCGGTGGTCGTTGCCAGCGCCCACGGTGCCGAGGCGCAGGGCCGCGCTGTGCATGTGCACGGCGCGCAGCACGGCGGCCAGGAACACCAGGAACTGGGCGTTGTCCACAGGCGTGGAGCCGGGGTTGAGCAGGTTCGTGCCATCAGAATCGCTGATGGACCAGTTGTTGTGCTTGCCGCTGCCGTTCACGCCCGCAAAGGGCTTTTCGTGCACCAGGCACACAAAACCGTGCTTGCCAGCCATGTGACGCATCATGTTCATGCAGAGCATGTTGTGGTCGCAGGCGATGTTGGCTTCTTCGTACACTGGGGCGATTTCAAACTGGCCGGGGGCCACTTCGTTGTGGCGGGTCTTGGCCGGAATGCCCAGCGAACGCAGCTCGTTTTCCAGATCCTGCATGAAGCTCATCACGCGGGGAGGAATGGAGCCGAAGTAGTGGTCTTCCATTTCCTGACCCTTGGGCGAGGTGGCGCCGATCAGGGTGCGGCCAGCCATCAGGAGGTCAGGACGCAGGGCGGCCAGGTTTTTGTCCACCAGGAAGTATTCCTGCTCGGGGCCAACGTTGGCGCGCACATAGCTGGCCGTGGTGTTGCCGAAGAGCTTGAGAATACGCATGGCCTGACGCGACAGGGCCGATATGGAGCGAATGAGCGGGATCTTGCGGTCAAGAGCTTCGCCCGAGTATGAGTAAAAGTACGTCGGAATGTGCAGGGTGGCCCCGTAAG is a window of Desulfovibrio desulfuricans DNA encoding:
- a CDS encoding HEAT repeat domain-containing protein — its product is MNMENPQHKAILEALKSGDNDAIRDAAFSAGDQGLQDAVPMLCEHIKSPSVGVQEAAEYALRKIRGPQVVVALLPLLSSDEAPVRNVAMDILREIGSDSIESIQPYLQHDDADLRIFITDILGYCRTHQSCLLLCRALLKDPEVNVRYQAAVSLGTLAFPEAVNSLCQAMHDEEWVQFAVVEALAKIKDYSAASALVKLLSQASSLVSSAIVDALGDMGDVKSIPLLFSSLENVREALRHKIVKAIVQILNGRGLSLLAGKSQERLRSYLLDALTDNDEDILLAALQGLSAIGSDACTEDIINMAATLDRERQDELYEAAIKAIAAIGYNDSVRDALNSVDESRILLAMEACHLMADRRCVPDLKNIFWDASPELQRMAAAELAQLGDCADSPFFVTIMNDSEDAEVLKSALVFFGNQPTCPDVEDLVFAQLDHRYVDVKEMALEACINLHSPKLNERFKERAKSEDPMQRMMAVYALGRYGILENLPELTAALEDESSRTRQVAVESFLGLGEQAEEYLPLLLPRLSDEDKDVRLAVIDLLGQIASPTVLPYILNGLDDENEWVRIRAVDALGMHKVANAVPQLAQMLESSSPMVALKIIEALGKIGGNVAFSVLLGLMNHEDPDIQHAAEEAVATIQAEQE
- a CDS encoding protein-glutamate methylesterase/protein-glutamine glutaminase, giving the protein MISVLVVDDSTFMRNTITSLLEQDSEIKVVGTARNGQEALEKAEELDPDVMTLDVDLPRLDGLGVLQQLMKKTPIPVLMVSSLTQSGAESTLKALEYGALDFIPKTMSCDRECFGAELQRKVRAIARRKTIIKLKYRRINQIQVPVPRPQPSQPADYVQTPCTGPRDLVVIGVSTGGPPVVQKILSALPADLPACILIAQHMPAAFTNPFAKRLDSVCQIGVTEAQDGDKFKTGHAYVCPGGKHLGIRMRGPLPEIFVAEEPRDALYKPSANVLFETAGKAMGRRTLGVILTGMGSDGCEGSKVLKEKGGCLIAQNEASCVVYGMPKAIVDNKLANLILDVDDIANAIITTVRG
- a CDS encoding LL-diaminopimelate aminotransferase, whose protein sequence is MTSVNSNFLKLQSNYLFAEIARKVASFKEANPEKRVISLGIGDVTRPLAPAVVAALHKAADDMGDAATFHGYGPEQGYAFLREIIAEHDYKARGVDLSADEVFVSDGAKSDVGNFQELFAADSIVAVTDPVYPVYVDSNAMAGRSGEFDGKQWDRLVYLPCLKENDFVPDFPKTRPDIIYLCYPNNPTGTVLSRQALQGWVDYARREGCVILYDSAYEAYITDSSVPHSIYELEGAQEVAVEFRSFSKTAGFTGLRCAYTVVPKALQVSDGKGGKVALNGLWNRRQCTKYNGCPYIVQRAAAATYSPEGRAQVMDVIHGYQRNAESLRKAVTGMGLSVYGGVNAPYIWVSVPDGMTSWGFFDHVLNNTALVCTPGAGFGASGEGYVRLTAFGSPADTEEAIKRLASLS
- the dapF gene encoding diaminopimelate epimerase; protein product: MAATLRFTKMQGIGNDYVYVNGFEERVENPNDLARQISDRHFGVGSDGLVLILPSGTSDVRMRMFNSDGSEAEMCGNAIRCVGKYVHEHGILSKDVIRVETRAGEKIVRLLFEGGEVCGATVDMGEPVLTPANIPVLVEGDTSAQRFVARPVEVDGAGYDITAVSMGNPHAVVFMKGIDDLDLPKIGPSFEHHRLFPQRTNTEFVEVISSTKVRMRVWERGAGETLACGTGACAVAVACVLNNLTGRELDVELKGGTLHIHWDEISNHVYMTGGAVTVFTGTYHI
- a CDS encoding glutamine synthetase III family protein, yielding MSSPRKKALFKAVNTAPVIPTSADEVGRSAEDIFGRYVFGLATMRKRLPKDVFKKLAKTIRDGERLNPEIADVVANAMKDWAIENGATHYTHWFHPMTGLTAEKHDAFLSPTIDGQVISEFSGKMLISGEPDASSFPSGGIRSTFEARGYTAWDPSVPVFIIPAPYGATLHIPTYFYSYSGEALDRKIPLIRSISALSRQAMRILKLFGNTTASYVRANVGPEQEYFLVDKNLAALRPDLLMAGRTLIGATSPKGQEMEDHYFGSIPPRVMSFMQDLENELRSLGIPAKTRHNEVAPGQFEIAPVYEEANIACDHNMLCMNMMRHMAGKHGFVCLVHEKPFAGVNGSGKHNNWSISDSDGTNLLNPGSTPVDNAQFLVFLAAVLRAVHMHSAALRLGTVGAGNDHRLGANEAPPAILSVYLGEQLTDVLDTIVNGKGSKNKKSAVMEVGVSTLPPLPVDLSDRNRTSPFAFTGNKFEFRAVGSSQSVAPVNIALNAAVASALDDIATELEASVSAGTDLNTALQSLLPRLFKEHMPIVFNGNGYAESWAEEAARRGLPNYNNTVTALEHYSDPDVMNVFLRHGILTEREILSRQDILLENYSKTVCIEGNLLADMIRSSVLPPSMEAQTRAADAVIKTRAVLGDKGAASEEEYFNELRGHIVALQKGVTVLEKAVEKAQCTEGALEQAKAARDGILPAMAECRTHADALERLVEDSLWVLPKYAELLWAH